A stretch of DNA from Mus musculus strain C57BL/6J chromosome 6, GRCm38.p6 C57BL/6J:
GATCATGGTTTTCTGTGCCTGCCTGCACCCCCAAACCATAAACGGTTAACCTGGAAGTAAAGTTTTGGCAAGGGTTTTGACTGTGCCGTGAGTTCGGCTGTTTAATAAAAGGACTGTCATCTGGAGAGGGAGGGCCCTTCCAGGAGCCTCTGGCTTGTTCCTCACAGCCTCGGGTCTGGCCTAGATAAACCCAGAGACCCTTTTGGTCTTTACAGCAGTGATTCTTGAACAGATGTATCTGTGGTAGCAAATGCTAACAGAGTAGTCACATTTCACTAAAATGCATCGGCCTCTACTGCCCAGGGCGCCCTCTAGTGCCAAATCTTTCCTGTTTGAAAGGAAGCCTTTTCCAAAGGCTCATCCTCCCTTCCATTTGGGGCTGGAAAGCAAGCTCCTGAGTTAGGGATAACCGACCCTGGTTGTTTCCAGTTGGATTACACAGTAATCGACTTGCACTGACTGCCTCCTGCTCTGAGATTGGTACTAGAGACTGAGGCCTAGAGGATATCATGACGTTACTACCTTTGCCTTCCACTTTTGGTTCCAGAAACACTGCTAATCCTTAAGTCAGCAGTGAAGAAGTACATCAGTTCATTCTCTTATATTTATTAAATGCCTAATGTGAATCACAGTGTCTTGTAGGAGTGTTTGTCAGTAATGTCGGAGGCCTGAATCTCACCATGTGGGTATTTCCTGTCTCCTGGCATATACTGTCCTGGGAGTGAAGTTAAAGAGATCACTGTTAGGAGTTTTTACAAGGCAGATTCGGTAAGCTTTTAGCACAATAATTTTAATTGCAAAAATAAacagttttgtcaaatgcttgaGAGTAGCGTCTGCTTTAcaaaaaatgaacaacaaaaaggaaataacCCCAAagcaaaaacatcacatccaaagACTTGCTGTACAAAGTTCTTAAGAGACCGGCTCGGTACATCCCCAGCTTGTCTCTGGGGAGGGATAAAGAGGAAGGCGTGGGGCGTACGCCAGTTACAAAAACACTTTCTTCAGTCCCAAGGAAGTGCCTGTTCTGTGGGTGGACCGAGAGGACTGTCCCCAGAGAGGCTGGCTGGAGGAAGGCGGCTCCCGAACAGCGGGCGCTGTCCGCGGAACCCGTGCTGAAGGGCGTGAGCGGCGGGCGCTTCGGGGGAAACTGGAGCTGGACTGCGGGTGGCCCCGGACGTGCGTGGAAGAGGCAGGGAGGGCAGCGGGGAACGAGGGACCGGCCGGACCGTGCCGCGTGCGCCGAGCACCCGGCGCCCCCGACCTACGGGGCCAGCTCCGGTTACAGCGCGGCGAAGGAGAGGCCCAGCGAGTAGAAGCCCAGGCCCTTGAGGCGCTCCTCCGCGCGCGCCTTCTGCTTTAGGTGCACCTTGCTGTGCCGTTTCTTCTCGTCACTGCGCGCGAAGCGGCGGCCACACACGTCGCAGGCGAAGGGCTTCTCGCCCGTGTGGGTGCGCACGTGCGTGGTGAGGTGGTCGCTGCGGCTGAAGTTGCGCAGGCAGATGCGGCACTGGAAGGGCTTGTGGCCCGTGTGGATGCGCAGGTGGCGGTTGAGCTCGTCGGAGCGCGCGAAGCTCCGCACGCAGCTCTCCACCGGGCAGGCGAAGGCCTTGACGTGCGGCCGCGGGCAGAAGCAGCGCGCGCTGCACTTGCCGCCCCGGCGTCCCTTGCGTCGGGCTTTGGCCGCGGGGAAGGATGCGGCGGGGGATGAGGGCGCGGCCACGCCGCTGCCCCCCGGGAGATCGGCCACCAGGGGTTTGGAGAAGTCCGCCGTGGCGGCACCGCGCAGGCCTAGAGGGGACAGCTGCGCCGGAGGGGCGGCCAGGAACTCTCCGCCTTCGCCgccgctccctccctccccgccgGGAGGGGTCAGCAGCGCCGGGAGGCCCTCGGTCCCCTCCCCTAAGTCACCTGGGGCCAACGAGAAGGTGTCGTAGGCCCCTGCCTGGTAGAGTCTGGCGGCCGGGCCGGGCAGCTCGGCGGGGCAGCTGATGGACAGCAGGTCCTCGACCTTGGTCCCTACTGCAGAGAAGCGGGCCTCCGGGGTGGTCTGGAAGCTCCCCTGCGACCCACAGTTCCCCGGGACCCCGGCCGACAGCAGCTCCCAGGGGGCATAGGGCCCTTTGAAGGCTGAAGCAGCAGCGTCCAGCGCTGGCGAAGCGGGAGGCGCCCGCAGCCCTGGCTTGACGTCGGGCGGGGAGAGCTGGGGCTCGAACAGGCACTGCGAGGGAGCGCCCGCCGAAGGCGCTGCCTCCCAAAACGCCTCCGGAAAGGCGGCCGAACTCAGATCTGGGGAGTAGAGGTCCGGCAGCAAGGCATCGGGGCCCGCGGGGAAAGGGACATCCAGGGGGGACCGAGACGCTGCCGCCTCGGGACCGGGGAAGGGTGCCAGGCCCAAGATGCCAGACATGAGGTTGAAGAGGGCCTCCGGGTCGTGCGGGTGTTCGGGAACCGCCTGGATGAAGAAGCTGCCGCTGTAGCTGAGGCCCGAAGGGGGCGTGGGTGCAGGGccctccaggaagcaggagtctgTTAAGTCCCCCCCGGCGCCGCAGCTGCTCAAAGCCCAGCTCAAGAAGTCGCCTGCCAAAGGAGGGACCACGCATCAGCCCCGCACACCTCAAAGGGCGTGCCTCGGAGCCTACAGCTGCGACCCCCTCCACCCGAGTCCTCCTGGCGCAAGGCACCCGCAGAGCGCCTCGTGCACTTCCGATCCTGCAGCAGAGGGACCCCCACGGACGCCCCAGGGCGCGCACACCCAAGGCTCCCGCACAGGCGCCTGTGGCCTTGGTGGGGGTGGGAATGGTACTGCGCGCTTggggacccccaccccccaccccgcgcGCCTCTCCTATCACCCTTCATCGCGTTCAGAGTCTTCGAGCTCCCAGACCCGCTCCTTACCTCCAGGATACGCGGCGGCCGAGGGAGCGTCCCTAGCAGGCAGCCGGGGCAGCTCGGGGCTGGCGTGGGCGCAGCCTTCGGTGGGCTTGGAGAGAAGCGCGTCGGAGCCGGAGAAGTCGCTCAGGTGGAGCATGGCGCGGTGGCGGCGGGGCGCCCGGGGCCTCGCTGGACTGGGGCGCGCGCGGCTGGCAGGGAATCCGGGCGCCCCAGTTCCAGGCTCCGGGCGCTTGGCTGGGGCACGAGGGTTGGGGGGCCGCGGCGCCCTGGCTCACCGGCACCTGCCTCGGGTGGCGGCTCCTGGCTTCTCCAAAGTGCAACAGGGCTCCCCCAACCTACAGTCCCCCCACTTATATAGCTGCGGCGGCGCTGGCTCCGGGCTTCCGACTCCCCGGGCCACTGCCATTTCGGGAGGCCCCGGCCCTGGCGCCGTGACGTAAATGACCAAACATGGACACAGGATGTATGCCGGGGACTCCCGAAAAGGAAAGCTCGGCCTGTGACGTTGCTGCCGCCGCCGGGCTCGCGCCGCTGCGTGCGCGCGAGTCCCCAGAGCGTGGAGCCTCGTGTGCGTTGGGCCACGGGTGCGCCCCGCAGGGGCTGAGCTCCGTGTGAGCACCCGGGATGCGCTTTGCCCTCCAGTCCGTAGAATTACTGGTTCGAACCTGCCGTTTCCCACTTAAAACGTTTGTTCCCACCTAAtaccagtttgtttttttttttcacctgtgaGCTTGCTAAGGagagaaataacaaaataacatgaAGTCCCGGGAACACTTAGTAGCCCTGAAATGGATAACAGCACTTAAGTTACAAGCAGGATTGAgttgcatgaggacctgagtcctgaaaaagccagatgtgaaagcactgggggtgtgggggtggggatgtctGAGATAAGCAGTTCCTTAAAGATTGCCTTTATTtaggtgtgtttgtgtttgcttcCGTTTTAACATTTTACTGTGCTttgaaaaaattatataaaaatcgtCATAATGAAAAATTTGATGATGGAGGTGGGCGGGATCAACTAGTATACAAgaatattcctttcttttttgagacagggcctcacatgCAGCtctggatgacctggaactcactgtgtagaccaggatgaccctGTACTTAGAGAGATCCAtcagcctctgtctctgcctcctaagtcctGAGAGATGATATCCTTGGTATGTCATCATGCCAAGTTGAGAGTACATTCTGAAAATTAAAGGTTTCTCTTgccttcacttttttttcttgaggTAGCCATGTTGACATTTCTTGAGTAGTTTTGGGGAAAATGTTTTTGTCTATACAAACATTCAAACTgttctagaaatattttttttttcactaaaactAGCTGAGAGATTGCATCATGTCTGAAGACAAAGACCTATTTTCTAAGGCTATTTTCTTAGGCTATTTTCTAAGGCTGACTGGTTCTCCATGGCACAGGGAGACCCTGAATAAGCGTTGGATTGGTTCATATCCACGGACACATAGGTAacttccaacttttttttttttttgaaatgttgaTGTCATTATCCTTAACTGTATAAATGTGAACATATATGGGATAAATTCTTAATGAGTATAAGTCTAAGCTACAGGATATTCAGTTTTTAACAGACAGCTGGCAAATTGTGGCAGTCCCTTTTCTGCTACCTGCAGGGAACCGGgtgcttctgggattaaagaccatTATGCCAGTTTGAAATAGCATGTCTtacattttagatttatttttattattgtaaattgtgtgtctatgtgtgtgtgggggattgTGCATGAGAGTGCAGATGCCCACAGAGCCCAGATGTGCTGCATCCCTCTGGAacctagagttatagatggttatgagtggcccaatgtgggtgctgggaacagtacctgggccctctgcaagagcagtaagctctcttaactgctggggTACCGCTCCAGCCTGAAATAATTTGATCAAACGATTAAGTTTAACATGGTCTGAGGTCCCCCTACTTCATTTCCACTATCCTCAAAATGGAAACAAATTCCTTGCAGGTTGTGGGCTACAGAAAGACTGTTGGTGTATCTCCGAGAATCCCCTCCCCTTACGCCTTTTCAAGAGTCTGTGCTCCTTTACCTATGGTATAAACTCAGTATAGTAGAACACTCAGCATCCTCTGTATTCATCCCCTAGGTTCCTCTCTGGGCTCCGATGGTAGATTTCAGCCACTATTGGAGAGGTACACTTCCGTCCTTAGTcactccaccccacagtgactTTCCAAGTGTTCACAGAATAAACTCCACCACACGCTCATCTGCAGAACTTGTTGATACACTTCCATGAATCTTCCCAAGTCTACAAGCTGGGTGAATGTTCTTTACATCCATGCACAGTTGTGGTTCCATGATGGCCACAGTTCCAATGCTGTCCATAtcgaaaatacagaagtgggggTGTTGATGCAGCTCAGTTGTAGGTGCTTGCTTAGCATCCACATCCCTACATAAACTAGGTGTGATGCTTcacatctgtagtcccagcactgtgcaggtagaggtagaggaggttagaagttcaaggccagcctcatgcTCCGTAAAACCTTGTATAAAAAGAAACCTGTTTGTAaggaatgcacaca
This window harbors:
- the Egr4 gene encoding early growth response protein 4; this encodes MLHLSDFSGSDALLSKPTEGCAHASPELPRLPARDAPSAAAYPGGDFLSWALSSCGAGGDLTDSCFLEGPAPTPPSGLSYSGSFFIQAVPEHPHDPEALFNLMSGILGLAPFPGPEAAASRSPLDVPFPAGPDALLPDLYSPDLSSAAFPEAFWEAAPSAGAPSQCLFEPQLSPPDVKPGLRAPPASPALDAAASAFKGPYAPWELLSAGVPGNCGSQGSFQTTPEARFSAVGTKVEDLLSISCPAELPGPAARLYQAGAYDTFSLAPGDLGEGTEGLPALLTPPGGEGGSGGEGGEFLAAPPAQLSPLGLRGAATADFSKPLVADLPGGSGVAAPSSPAASFPAAKARRKGRRGGKCSARCFCPRPHVKAFACPVESCVRSFARSDELNRHLRIHTGHKPFQCRICLRNFSRSDHLTTHVRTHTGEKPFACDVCGRRFARSDEKKRHSKVHLKQKARAEERLKGLGFYSLGLSFAAL